gcgaaggcgagtttctccatAGGGGGTACCTCTCTTTTGCCCCTCGAAACACTTGGCTTGTGAAGTATACGGGTCTCTGGGCTCCGTCCTCTTCCCTCACTAGAGCTGCACTGACGGCTGTTGAGGAGATGGCTAAGTAGAGGAATAACTCTTCTCCTGGTTTGGGTGGGCTTAGCAGAGGTGGGGAAGACAGGTATGCCTTAAGATCTTCAAACGCTCGTTGGCATTCGGTCGTTCATTCAAAGGCCCTTTTTAATATGTGGAAGAAGGGAAGACATTTATCCATCGCCCTCAAAACAAATCTGTTCAACGCAGCAATCTTTCCATTCAAACTCAGAATTTTCTTGGTGGTTTTTGGTGGAGCTAACTCCATGATAGCCCGTACCTTGTTCGGGTTGGCTTCAATacccctttgggataccatgaaccccaagaacTTCTCTGTCGTTACTCCGAACGTGCATTTGCTCGGATTTAGCTTCATGTTATAGTGCCTGAGGGTCTTGAAAGTCTCCTTTACGTCATCCAGGTGGTCGTCCTCCCTTATGCTTTTaaccagcatgtcgtctacgTACACCTCGACGTTCCTTCCAATCTAGTACGTAAGCATCTTGTTCATAAGCCTTTGATACGTTACGTTGGCGTTTTTGAGGCTGAACGACATCACCTTATAGCAGAAGAGACCCTGGCTTATGACGAAAGAAGTATTCTCCTGGTCAGTTTCGTCAAGCTTTATTTGGTTGTACCTAGAGAATGCGTCCATAAAGCTCAACAATTGGTGTCTTGTCATTGACTCCACTAAGATATCAACCCTTGGGAGTGGGTAGCTGTCCTTGGGGCACACCCTGTTTAGATCtgtgaaatccacacacatcatCCACCTTCCATTGGCTTTCTTAACCATCACCACGTTGGCCACTCAGTCAGGGTAGTATACTTCCTGTATAAATTTTGCCCCTTGTAGTTTGCGAACTTCTTCTGCAATGGCCCAGTCCCGTTCTTAAGCGAACACCCATTTCTTTTGgcagatgagagagaaagagggcaATACGTTCAACTTGTGGACAATAACCGAGGGGTCGATTTCGGGCATGTTTGCATGGTTTTAAGTGAAGACGTCCTGGTTCTCTCTTAGGAATGATATTAGGGCTTGACGTACCAGTGGGTTTGCAAGAGCACCTATTTTTGTTGTCTACTCAGGCTTAGAGTAGCCAAGGAGCACCTCTTCTATCCTTTCTACTGGCTCTGCCACCGTCTGTTGTTCCTCAATGCACATTGCTGGTAAATGATCCTTCATCTCTAGCATGGCGATATAACATTTACGCACAGCAACCTGATCTCCCTGTACTTCTTCTACCCCGTACTCGGTGGGAACTTGATCATTAGGTGGTAAGTGGATGCCACAGCCTTCCATGAGTTGAAGTTAGGGCATCCTAGAATGGCATTGTAAGCAGACGAATAGTCTATTACCAGGAACGTGACATCCTTGGCGATCTGCTAGGGGTAATCGCCAACTGTGACGGGCAAGTTGACCGTGCCCAACGAGTACACTCTTGTTCCTCTAAACCCAACGAGTGGTGCATCGGTTAGGATTAACCGTTCCCTCCCAATCCTCATCTACTGAAATATGGGGTAGTAGAGTATATcggcagagctgccattgtctaccaaGACCCTGTGGGTATTATAGTCAACGATTCGTATACTTACAACCAGTGCATTGTCATGCGGCTAATGTAGACGTCAAGCGTCCTTTTCCGAGAATTCAATTACAGAGTTGTCAATGCGCGCCATCTTCGAGACCAATCTTGTCAGCTGGACGTTCTGAACCATTCGGAGGTAGGTCTTGCGTGCCTTCCTAGTTGAACAGGAAGTTGttgtgccccctacaatcatccttatatcCTCGATGGGTGGGTTGGGGCGCTCGTTTTCCCTCCGGGGGCCCTGCTCTTGCGGCTGGTCCGTCTTCTCTTTGCTTACGAACCTCTGCAATTTCCCCTGCCTGATTAGGACTTCTATCAGCTGCTTCAAATCGTAGCATTTGGAAGTATTATGGCCATGGTCGTGATGGAAGTGGCAATACTTGTCCCTGGACCTCTTGTTGGGATCACCTTTCAACTTGCTAGGAAACGTCAATCATCCTTCGTCCTTTATCTGCATTAGTACCTGGTCGATCGGAACGTTCAGCGGAGTGAAATTTGCGAACCTTACCGCTGGGGTCTTGGAGCGTTTATCCTCTCGCCTGTCTCCCATCCTCATGGCCTTCCATCCTCTCTCCTATCTTGCTCATTCCtgcctttctctctttctaggCTTTTCTTCTTGCACAAGTAACGCGTCTTCCGCATTCATGTATTTGGTAGCCCTGTAAAGCACATCTGACATAATCTTTGGATCGTTCTTGtatagagaaaacaaaaacttaccCATCCGACATCACGTGTATCTTATTGTCAGCTTCATCAATCAAGAGTGTCTCCTTGTTAAAACGGGTGATGTAAGACCTTAGCGTTTTGTCCTCTCATTGCTTAATGTTCATTAGGCATGCGGTTGACTTCTTATATCTATGTCCCCTAATAAAGTGTGAGGCAAACTGGGCGTTCAATTCCTTGAAGGTACTGATGAAGTTTGGTGTTAGACTGCTAAACCATACCTTTGTAGGACCCCTCAGTGTAGTGGGAAaggccctgcacatgatttcgtccgcTATGCCCTGAAAATGCATGAGGGTCTTGAACGTCTCCAGATGGTCTAACGGGTCCTTTGACTCGTCATAGGCCTCTATCTGCTGCATACGAAACTTTGGCAGTAGAGGGAACGAAGTAACAGGTGCGGTGAAGGGTGAATCTGTCCAGTGCACCAGTTCGTCGAGATCGCTTGACACCCCACCCTTTGAGGGCATTCATCATCAGGTCCATTTGCTCCCTCATCATCTACATACTTGCGACCAGGTTTGGTGGGGCGATATCCTTGGCCATCAGTCTATTCATGACATTACTGCCTTCCGGCCCTTCTCGATTCTGTCTGGTGTTGTTGCGTTGAAGGCTATTGCTTTTTTGCTCCCCCTCTTGGTCTCGGGGCTCGGCGTCCCTTTGGCACTGTTGCTCTTCCAAGTCATGGACCGCGGTACGTGGTTCATCTCCTTGGTTGTTGGTGTTTGTTGCCATCGAGCGAGTAAGCATCATGCAACCTTTTTACCCAGGAAGCAGCAACACGGCTTACCTACTCTTCCaactgatgatgctgaaaatcgtcagtaagatGCAAAATCCTCACGTAcccgaaacaacacctgcacaacaccaagaaaaaggaaaagacctcaagagagtaccggtgtggtactggcctaataccctccgaaggttaagttagagaaattgtcacaactctagagtgccagagctgggaTGAGTTATGCGTACCTCATTTTCTGAAGGTTTTGGCCTTTTTAAAGTAGTGGGGAACCGACCTTGGTGCAATGGCAAAGAGAGATATTTCCTTGTAAagaagatcctcataaatgTGTATAATTTAAGGGACCCTTTCCATATAGGGGTTCTATTTACTAGGGTTAATCGTGGAACacaagttattgttatttgaaatttccTTGGGGGCCAAGTAAGCCATGTCATTGCCACGTGGCATATTTGCCACCATCGACCTCAGTATCCGTCCGGAGCGTTATCCGTCCACTATAGACGACCCATCTTCTTTAGATCATCTGTCATGTGATAAATAAATTCTACTAACAAATATCTGTTATACTTGCATCTGCAtaatgaaaattgaattttttttttttttgtgtgtgtgttgaaaacaaaccaaattatcatttgttgggttaagatagcttaaccccggttaattaattcaattacccaagttgattaattaggttaaattgcATGTAAATCATagaggcaccaacaaatcaccaaaaatactaaatgcagtggaaaataaatttgatacggTGATTTGTTAACAGATAGGGAAAACCTTTCGCAAGGCAAGAACCCCACTAGATGAATTTAAGGTTATCACTCCTAATAATctactaatcaacaatcaagcggttaccagtataaagaatcttaccactaccctgGCCTATCTTGAAATATTAACCTATAGTTGAACTTTTGCTCCAATgcctaattggacttgatcttgtagtagccttctttcctttgttacacaaatctccaatctatgattaactcctttgcacggattccagtacgtgactaactccagctaATTGAATGGTTGTTGTTGGCtataaagttcttcacttcatcaataatgaagaccaaaaagcacttggttacaaaaaccTATGacgtacaaacacagtagctccTCATAGGGAAAAATAAACTCTTGGTCTTTGTATTCGTGTGCAATGGCTCTTAAAATAacccttatatatgtttaaggttatgagaaaagaaaccctaaataaaTACTTCAGCATGGTCCAAAATGCAgatctagaaattttaaaattcataaaGCTCAATAAATCGAGCTTGTGTCAAGCTTCAGTAAAAGAGCTTTTCTCCACTTGTTTCGTGGATTAATCTTCATGCCTTTAATACAACCACTTGATATGTATCAAACCCAACATAGATCTACACAacttacaagtaaagtgcgttttgtcaaaggattagccaattacatagaaaatataaccCTAAAATCATCTATAACTACAAATGAGCCAAATTGTAAAACAAAACCTTTGTAGCATGGGAGGAGAGTCCTCAATCTAGAAAATATCAGAAGAAATATGTCTAGCATAACGAGCTAAAGCATAAGACACAAAACTTGCATCGCGTCACTAGGTAATGAAATTCGGATCCAAAGCAAATTCAAGAGCACTGCAACAAGTTTtgataaaattctatttaagaTCTATTATGTcacaagaaatattaaaaatattgattgATTACCCATattgttaattaaaaataaaatgttaacaaaacttgaaattacaaaaacttaattaataattttacacataaaaaagtaaaaaaaaaaaaaaatagtaaatgaaaaaaatctcAAGTTAAagaaatatcatttaattaatttttaaatataaaaaaattgtctcttttttttagaagaaaaaattctCTCATTTAAAAGTGATCGCCAAGAACTCTAGTTTTTGAAGACTTTACTTATCGTTTATCCTTATCATTTATCAATACAATATTTCGGCCCCCAAAAGTAAAAATTTCTTGCTCCGCCACGATATAATTGAAAACCCGTATAAGCTTTCATGTTAGTTTAATTTGGAACTGCTGAGCACCGTTACTTGTAGAGGTCAGATAGAGCTTTGATAAGGTAATAGCCTATTCATCATTTGTGCATTTTGTCATTGATTATCATGTTCTGTTATATATGCTACATAGTACGTTAGTGACAAATTAATGCATCTGTGTCTTTCTTCCGTAGATTGCCGTTTGATCTCCACAAGAAAGAGAAAGGTTATGGAGATTTTCCCACCAAGACTCAGAACATTTTTGGAGGAAAGAGAGATTCAGGCTTTGGTTTTAGTTAGCCTTAGCTTACAAATCATCCTTTTTGTAATGGGAAATAAGAGGAAGTATTGGACCAGTGACAAGCTCAGTATCATTATGTGGATCGCTTACCTGTCTGCAGACTGGTCTGCGACAGTCTCACTGAGTGTACTGTCCAACAATGCCGGAAGTATTGGAGACAATAAAATAGACCCGAAGTTTGTGATAACGGCATTTTGGGCTCCATTTTTTCTGCTGCACCTTGGTGGTCCAGACACCATTACCGCGTACTCCTTGGAAGACAATGAGTTGTGGCGGAGGCACTCTCTAACGCTAGCTATCCAGGTGGGAGTGGCTGTCTATGTCTTCCTCAGAGCCTGGACAAGAGCTGCTCTGAATTTTCTGGCAATTCCAATGTTTATTCCAGGGATAATCAAGATATGGGAGAGAGTTTGGGTTCTGAGGTCTGCGAGCAGTGCAAATTTTAAAGCATCCATGCTTCCTCCTCCTGATCCGGGTCCTAATTATGCAAGATACATGGAAGAATACCGCTCAAAGAAAGAGGAGGGGTTTGACGTTAAAGCTGGTAAGTTCAGTGAAGCTCAGGTTGTAGGGGATATCTCCTTAACAGCCCCAGAAAATGTCATGATTCCAGATGCTGCCACACTACAAGATGCCTACATGTTTTTCAAGACTTTCAAGCAACTATTTGCAGATCTGATCCTAAGCATCCAAGATAAGGTGAACAGCCAATTATTCTTTCAGAAAGCATCTTGTGAAGAAGCTTTCAAGGTGATTGAGGTTGAGCTCGGATTCATGTTTGACGTGTTTTTTACCAAGGCTTTCCTGGTTTATTCTCTAAAGGGTTGTCTTCTACGTCTCATTAGTTCCTCTTCCACCGTGGTTgtgcttttggtatttttgatCATGGATAAGCACGCCTTCTCAACAGCGGACATAATTATCACTCATGTATTGCTGGTTGGAGCAATCTTCTTAGAGATATATGCAGTGCTATTACTTGTTACCTCAGACTGGACATTGCTTTGGCTGAGTAAGCACAAAAATTCTGTGGTGGATTTCTTGTATACAACCATTTCATCAATTCCGTTGTACAGAAACAAGAGGTGGTCCAATACCATGGGACAATACAATCTAATACAATATTGTCTTAAAGAGAAGCCAACTAAGTATAGTTTTATCCATAAGTTCTTTTGCATGTCTGAGTTGCTAGAGAAGCTTCGATACCAAGATTCTGCGGAAGTTTCTATGGTTTTGAAGAACTTGATATTTGAGCAGCTTCAAAAAAAATCAGAGTTCGCCAAAGATCTCAAAGCTTGCAAGGACTTATGTGCTTGTAGGGGTGACCGGGTTcttaaaaatgcaaaatgcCAGGATTgcattaagaaagaaaaaagtaaaacaaaggaGGAGAGCGTTGAGGTAGAATTCCATCCGTTTCTTCAAAATGCAAAATGCCATTTTGAACTCAGTAAAGAAAACCGTACAACAATCGAACAGAGCGTTGAGGAAGAATTTGACCAAAGCATTCTTCTTTGGCATATTGCAACAAACCTTTGTTATCATGATGATTGGAACACATCCCCAAACTCTGTTAAAATTCCAAATTGTGAAGCCAGCAAGTTGTTATCAGACTATATGTTATATCTTCTAGTCATGCGTCCTTTCATGCTTCCCAATGGAATTGGACAAATCAGGTTCCAAGACACATGTGCTGAGGCCATTGAATTTTTTCAAGAGAGAAAATCAGTGTGTGTTGGAGATCGTGCTCGCATAAGTTTACTTAAAGTGAGCACTGAAGTTCCTCCATCTCAAGTGAAAGGAGATAGAAGCAAGTCAGTGTTATTTGAAGGATGTCGACTTGCTGAATCTTTGCAACACCTCGAGATTGAAAAGAAGTGGGAATTGGTAAGTCATGTATGGGTGGAAATGCTCTGTTATGCTGCCAATAAGTGTCGATGGAACCATCATGCTCAACAGCTCACTCGAGGTGGAGAGCTGATCACTCATGTCTGGCTCCTTTCGGCGCATTTTGGTATAACTGAACAGTTTCAAATTTCGAAGGGTCATGCAAGGGCTAAGTTGATTGTGAATTGAAAAAGCATGTATTGTATGCTATGTGCTTTTAAGTTCAGGATAAAGCATTGAAAGAATGGATGCTTATGCTtaacaatattataattaacaatattttttgttttgatatttttccttatttatCTTCCATATGAAAGCGTCCCTAATATTTTTTGGATGAAGAAATTGATATTCTCATggaaaatctaaaattatgtgATTTACAGTCAGTAATTAAAAATACATCTAATTACCAATTTGATTGTTTAagtatagaaaagaaaatctcaCTCTACTGTTACTAGACTAATACAAACTACAtaacattaacaaaaaattgCCCTGAAATGCAAAgccaaaaaactaaaaagcatTGGCATCAACAATTGCATGGGTTTGAAGCTCTATTGACTAATATGCTCAGACATCagggattttattttatttatttatttttctttcatgtcCTGATTATTCCTCCATGACTGATCTCAAGCCTGTACCAGACTACCACACAACCATGATGATAACTACAACATCACTAGCAGTCACGGACAACCTCCTTACTCCCACCTTCTCCCTATCTTCTTTGTTAGGGGTGAACATTGCCGCGAAGTGTTACCTATTCAGGGCTTTCAAAGTTTCAAGGATGGGTGCCTTTGCCCCCTCACGCCGATTATGAAGGATTTAATGAAGGCTCAAGAGCACGTTTAAGCTTAGACCTTACATGATGCAGTGGTGGTGTTATGAACTTTTTGGAAATAACGTATCTGTTGGTGGAACTTTTAGCTGGGATTTTGTCATTTTGATCCTCAAATTCAGGTATTGTTGCCCcgtgattttttaaatttcatccCATGCATACATCAACCAAATAAAGAACTTTATCTGATGGAAACTAAAAATTCTGTGATGCTTCTAATTGTGCATACAAATCCCCCGTTCAAACACAACATTATGGACTTTGTGACGCACGGTCCAAGACAATCATGGCCATCCCGTTAAAGTGCTGTTCACATGCGAATGAAATTTTGGGAGGGACAATATTGGGATTAGCCTGAACAGTGCCGGCTATATAGTAAATGGAATTGATACGATCACCTAAGACCCAAGTAGAAAAAAGGCCCTCAAAATTTAActaatagggttttttttttttaacgttcTA
The sequence above is drawn from the Castanea sativa cultivar Marrone di Chiusa Pesio chromosome 5, ASM4071231v1 genome and encodes:
- the LOC142634508 gene encoding uncharacterized protein LOC142634508, with the translated sequence MEIFPPRLRTFLEEREIQALVLVSLSLQIILFVMGNKRKYWTSDKLSIIMWIAYLSADWSATVSLSVLSNNAGSIGDNKIDPKFVITAFWAPFFLLHLGGPDTITAYSLEDNELWRRHSLTLAIQVGVAVYVFLRAWTRAALNFLAIPMFIPGIIKIWERVWVLRSASSANFKASMLPPPDPGPNYARYMEEYRSKKEEGFDVKAGKFSEAQVVGDISLTAPENVMIPDAATLQDAYMFFKTFKQLFADLILSIQDKVNSQLFFQKASCEEAFKVIEVELGFMFDVFFTKAFLVYSLKGCLLRLISSSSTVVVLLVFLIMDKHAFSTADIIITHVLLVGAIFLEIYAVLLLVTSDWTLLWLSKHKNSVVDFLYTTISSIPLYRNKRWSNTMGQYNLIQYCLKEKPTKYSFIHKFFCMSELLEKLRYQDSAEVSMVLKNLIFEQLQKKSEFAKDLKACKDLCACRGDRVLKNAKCQDCIKKEKSKTKEESVEVEFHPFLQNAKCHFELSKENRTTIEQSVEEEFDQSILLWHIATNLCYHDDWNTSPNSVKIPNCEASKLLSDYMLYLLVMRPFMLPNGIGQIRFQDTCAEAIEFFQERKSVCVGDRARISLLKVSTEVPPSQVKGDRSKSVLFEGCRLAESLQHLEIEKKWELVSHVWVEMLCYAANKCRWNHHAQQLTRGGELITHVWLLSAHFGITEQFQISKGHARAKLIVN